One genomic segment of Streptomyces liangshanensis includes these proteins:
- a CDS encoding aldehyde dehydrogenase family protein, protein MPDQPRTDHPPHPTEHQVLDPATGEVVATVAATTLEQVDTAVVRATVAQARWAAAAPADRARLLRRFAAVVDAHTEELARLEVSEAGHTIGNARWEAGNVRDLLDYSAGGVERLTGRQIPVAGGLDITLLEPLGVVGVIAPWNFPMPIAAWGTAPALAAGNAVLLKPAETTPLTALRLAELALEAGLPEHLFQVLPGAGPVAGNALVEHPGVAKIVFTGSTRIGKQIMARSAGLVKHVTLELGGKSPNIVFADSDLALAAATAPMAFLDNSGQDCCARTRILVQREVHERFLELLAPAVESVVVGDPSDEKTQMGPLISAVQLERVRSYVPDGAAGIRGSAPDGPGFWFPPTVLTDQDAGAPVATDEVFGPVAVVLPFDDEEDAVRQANATEYGLAGSIWTRDVGRALRVSRAVAAGNLSVNSHSSVRYGTPFGGYKQSGLGRELGPDALAAFTETKNVFISTEA, encoded by the coding sequence GTGCCCGACCAGCCCCGCACCGACCACCCGCCCCACCCCACCGAGCACCAGGTCCTCGACCCCGCCACCGGCGAGGTCGTGGCCACGGTGGCGGCCACCACCCTGGAGCAGGTCGACACCGCCGTCGTACGGGCCACCGTCGCCCAGGCCCGCTGGGCCGCCGCGGCCCCCGCCGACCGCGCGCGGCTGCTGCGCCGCTTCGCCGCCGTCGTCGACGCCCACACCGAGGAACTGGCCCGCCTGGAGGTCTCCGAGGCCGGCCACACGATCGGCAACGCCCGCTGGGAGGCCGGCAACGTCCGCGACCTCCTCGACTACAGCGCCGGGGGAGTCGAACGGCTGACGGGACGTCAGATCCCGGTCGCCGGCGGCCTCGACATCACCCTCCTCGAACCCCTCGGCGTGGTCGGCGTCATCGCGCCCTGGAACTTCCCGATGCCGATCGCCGCCTGGGGCACCGCCCCGGCCCTCGCGGCCGGCAACGCCGTCCTCCTCAAGCCCGCCGAGACCACCCCGCTCACCGCCCTGCGCCTGGCCGAACTCGCCCTGGAGGCAGGCCTCCCCGAGCACCTCTTCCAGGTCCTGCCCGGGGCGGGCCCGGTCGCCGGCAACGCACTGGTCGAACACCCCGGCGTCGCCAAGATCGTGTTCACCGGATCCACCCGGATCGGCAAGCAGATCATGGCCAGGAGCGCCGGCCTGGTGAAGCACGTCACCCTCGAACTCGGCGGCAAGAGCCCGAACATCGTCTTCGCCGACTCCGACCTCGCCCTCGCCGCGGCCACCGCCCCGATGGCGTTCCTCGACAACAGCGGCCAGGACTGCTGCGCCCGTACCCGCATCCTCGTCCAGCGGGAGGTCCACGAGCGGTTCCTCGAACTCCTCGCCCCCGCCGTCGAGTCGGTCGTCGTCGGCGACCCGTCCGACGAGAAGACCCAGATGGGCCCGCTGATCTCCGCGGTCCAGCTGGAGCGCGTCCGGTCGTACGTCCCCGACGGCGCCGCGGGCATCCGGGGCAGCGCGCCGGACGGACCCGGCTTCTGGTTCCCGCCGACCGTCCTCACCGACCAGGACGCCGGCGCCCCGGTCGCCACCGACGAGGTCTTCGGACCCGTCGCCGTCGTCCTGCCCTTCGACGACGAGGAGGACGCCGTCCGGCAGGCCAACGCCACCGAGTACGGCCTCGCCGGGTCCATCTGGACCCGGGACGTGGGCCGCGCCCTGCGCGTCTCGCGCGCCGTCGCGGCGGGCAACCTGTCGGTCAACTCCCACAGCAGCGTCCGTTACGGGACGCCGTTCGGCGGCTACAAGCAGTCCGGACTCGGCCGCGAACTGGGCCCCGACGCCCTCGCGGCCTTCACGGAAACCAAGAACGTCTTCATCAGCACGGAGGCCTGA
- a CDS encoding alkaline phosphatase PhoX — protein MSLTRRDFARKSAGTGITLAGTAGLLSTASAYAYADESREDAAARGQAHDEHGEHSKGHQRKTGYGPLIDDPKGLLALPAGFSYKVITHAGVTKLESGEFTPNKHDGTAAFEGTRGSTLLVTNHEIRDNRAAVDHPVPLTPGLVYDPAAPGGCTVVEISKDGRHVAEWVGLAGTQQNCAGGRSPWGTWLTCEENTAKAGENGMTKDHGYVFEVDPYDRRANRDPKPVKALGRYDHEAVVVDTKRGHMYLTEDAADPNGLLYRWTPPHGFRHGRGKLRGLSDTAGVLEAFKCFDARGRFVDDLSRATAVGTVYGVDWVAVRDRDAKTVPVRKQFTDSQVTRARKLEGMWWADGGAYIVSSFAREESPVQHDGQVWFYDPARRKLTLKLILGVNPDPSKDGALDGPDNITVSPYGGVILAEDGEGVQHLFGATDAGKTYPIARNELNDGTPESPSYSEFAGVVFSPDGRTLYASIQNPGILLAITGPWRHQG, from the coding sequence GTGTCCCTCACCCGAAGAGACTTCGCCAGGAAGTCCGCAGGCACGGGTATCACCCTCGCCGGCACCGCCGGCCTGCTGTCCACCGCGAGTGCCTACGCGTACGCCGACGAGAGCCGTGAGGACGCGGCGGCCCGTGGCCAGGCCCACGACGAGCACGGCGAGCACTCCAAGGGACACCAGCGCAAGACCGGTTACGGCCCGCTGATCGACGACCCGAAGGGGCTGCTCGCGCTGCCCGCCGGGTTCTCCTACAAGGTGATCACCCACGCCGGCGTCACCAAGCTGGAGTCGGGTGAGTTCACCCCGAACAAGCACGACGGCACGGCCGCGTTCGAGGGCACGCGCGGCTCCACCCTCCTCGTCACCAACCACGAGATCCGCGACAACCGCGCCGCCGTCGACCACCCGGTACCGCTCACGCCCGGTCTCGTGTACGACCCCGCCGCGCCCGGCGGCTGCACCGTCGTGGAGATCTCCAAGGACGGCCGCCACGTGGCCGAGTGGGTCGGTCTCGCGGGTACGCAGCAGAACTGCGCCGGCGGCCGCAGCCCCTGGGGCACCTGGCTGACCTGCGAGGAGAACACCGCCAAGGCCGGCGAGAACGGCATGACCAAGGACCACGGGTACGTCTTCGAGGTCGACCCGTACGACCGCCGCGCCAACCGGGACCCGAAGCCCGTCAAGGCGCTCGGACGGTACGACCACGAGGCCGTCGTCGTCGACACGAAGCGCGGCCACATGTACCTCACCGAGGACGCCGCGGACCCCAACGGCCTGCTGTACCGCTGGACTCCGCCGCACGGCTTCCGGCACGGCCGGGGCAAGCTGCGCGGCCTCTCCGACACCGCCGGTGTGCTGGAGGCCTTCAAGTGCTTCGACGCGCGGGGCCGGTTCGTGGACGACCTGTCCCGTGCCACCGCGGTGGGGACCGTCTACGGCGTCGACTGGGTGGCCGTGCGCGACCGTGACGCCAAGACCGTACCGGTGCGCAAGCAGTTCACCGACTCCCAGGTCACCCGCGCCCGCAAGCTGGAGGGCATGTGGTGGGCCGACGGCGGGGCGTACATCGTCTCGTCCTTCGCGCGGGAGGAGAGCCCGGTCCAGCACGACGGGCAGGTGTGGTTCTACGACCCGGCCCGCCGCAAGCTGACCCTCAAGCTCATCCTCGGCGTCAACCCCGACCCGTCGAAGGACGGCGCCCTCGACGGCCCCGACAACATCACGGTCTCCCCGTACGGCGGCGTGATCCTCGCGGAGGACGGGGAGGGCGTCCAGCACCTCTTCGGCGCGACGGACGCGGGCAAGACCTACCCGATCGCCCGCAACGAGCTGAACGACGGCACCCCGGAGTCGCCGTCCTACAGCGAGTTCGCCGGCGTGGTCTTCTCGCCCGACGGCCGGACGCTGTACGCGAGCATCCAGAATCCCGGCATCTTGCTGGCCATCACCGGCCCCTGGCGCCACCAGGGCTGA
- the eat gene encoding ethanolamine permease — protein MSDGTDSRVPTTPADSVPGTGRAPGAEDADYLRRRTLRRGSAGWLLLTGLGVAYVVSGDFSGWNLGLAEGGFGGLAIATLLMGVMYACLVFSLAELSAILPTAGGGYGFARRALGTWGGFLTGTAILIEYILAPAAISLFIGDYVESLGLFGLTAGWPVYLACFVIFIAIHLWGVGEALRFSLVVTAVAVAALLIFAVGAFTEFDAGGLDDIPVDPDAFGSGSWLPFGLLGIWSAFPFGMWFFLGVEGVPLAAEEAKDPVRSMPKALSISMAVLALLALITFFAATGARGSAAVADAGNPLVVALQGDGDPTALSRFVNYAGLAGLVASFFSLIYAGSRQLFALSRAGYLPRFLSLTSRRKAPYLGLLIPGAIGFALAAGSGDGGRMLNVAVFGATISYALMALSHLVLRRREPGLPRPYRTPGGTLTSGTAFALALSALAATFLVDKEAAFIALGVYAVALAYFTFYSRHRLVAAAPEEEFAALAEAEAELERGEPRRTDHP, from the coding sequence ATGAGCGACGGCACCGACTCGCGCGTCCCCACCACCCCGGCCGATTCCGTCCCCGGCACCGGCCGGGCCCCCGGCGCCGAGGACGCCGACTACCTGCGCCGCCGTACGCTGCGCCGGGGCAGCGCCGGCTGGCTGCTGCTCACCGGCCTCGGCGTCGCCTACGTCGTCTCGGGCGACTTCTCCGGCTGGAACCTGGGCCTGGCCGAGGGCGGCTTCGGCGGTCTCGCGATCGCCACCCTCCTGATGGGCGTGATGTACGCCTGCCTCGTCTTCTCCCTCGCGGAGCTCTCCGCCATCCTGCCCACGGCGGGCGGCGGTTACGGCTTCGCCCGGCGCGCGCTCGGCACCTGGGGCGGCTTCCTCACCGGGACGGCCATCCTCATCGAGTACATCCTCGCGCCCGCCGCGATCTCCCTCTTCATCGGCGACTACGTGGAGTCGCTCGGCCTCTTCGGGCTGACCGCCGGATGGCCGGTCTACCTGGCCTGCTTCGTGATCTTCATCGCCATCCACCTCTGGGGGGTGGGCGAGGCCCTGCGGTTCAGCCTGGTGGTGACGGCCGTCGCGGTCGCGGCGCTGCTGATCTTCGCGGTCGGAGCCTTCACCGAGTTCGATGCCGGGGGCCTCGACGACATCCCGGTCGACCCCGACGCCTTCGGCTCGGGCTCCTGGCTGCCGTTCGGGCTGCTCGGCATCTGGTCGGCGTTCCCGTTCGGGATGTGGTTCTTCCTGGGGGTGGAAGGGGTGCCGCTGGCCGCCGAGGAGGCCAAGGACCCGGTGCGGTCGATGCCGAAGGCCCTGTCGATCTCCATGGCGGTGCTCGCGCTGCTCGCCCTGATCACCTTCTTCGCCGCGACCGGCGCGCGCGGCTCGGCCGCCGTGGCCGACGCCGGCAATCCGCTGGTGGTCGCGCTCCAGGGCGACGGCGACCCGACCGCGCTGAGCCGGTTCGTGAACTACGCGGGGCTGGCCGGCCTGGTGGCCTCGTTCTTCTCGCTCATCTACGCCGGTTCCCGGCAGCTGTTCGCGCTCTCCCGGGCCGGCTACCTGCCCCGGTTCCTGTCGCTGACCAGCCGCCGCAAGGCGCCGTACCTCGGTCTGCTCATCCCCGGCGCGATCGGCTTCGCGCTGGCGGCGGGCAGCGGGGACGGGGGCCGGATGCTGAACGTGGCGGTGTTCGGCGCGACCATCTCGTACGCGCTCATGGCGCTCTCGCACCTGGTGCTGCGCCGCCGCGAGCCGGGGCTGCCGCGCCCGTACCGTACCCCCGGCGGGACGCTCACCTCGGGCACGGCGTTCGCGCTGGCCCTGTCCGCGCTGGCCGCGACGTTCCTGGTGGACAAGGAGGCGGCCTTCATCGCGCTGGGCGTGTACGCGGTCGCCCTCGCCTACTTCACCTTCTACAGTCGGCACCGGCTGGTCGCGGCGGCACCGGAGGAGGAGTTCGCGGCGCTGGCCGAGGCGGAAGCCGAACTGGAACGCGGAGAACCACGGAGGACCGACCACCCATGA
- a CDS encoding FadR/GntR family transcriptional regulator produces MDPLTPVLRPVRAGNGFEEALEQILQVVRLGLVAGGERLPAERELADRLRISRVTLREVLKVLQDQGLVESRRGRYGGTFVRPRPDTPAGGAEEELRRRVAGVDIEDVLRFREVLEVGAAGLCAAHGLDGERAERLRAALTATHDAPLAEYRRLDTLLHLTLAELSGSPTLAAQYAAVRATVNDLLDCIPLLVRNLEHSQRQHTALVGAVLDGDADGAREMTREHCAGTAALLRGFLA; encoded by the coding sequence ATGGACCCGCTGACCCCGGTCCTGCGGCCCGTACGGGCCGGCAACGGTTTCGAGGAGGCGCTGGAACAGATCCTCCAGGTCGTCCGGCTCGGTCTGGTGGCGGGCGGCGAACGGCTGCCCGCGGAGCGCGAGTTGGCGGACCGGCTGCGGATCAGCCGGGTCACGCTGCGCGAGGTGCTCAAGGTGCTCCAGGACCAGGGCCTGGTGGAGAGCCGCCGGGGCAGGTACGGCGGTACGTTCGTGCGCCCCCGGCCCGACACCCCGGCGGGCGGCGCCGAGGAGGAGCTGCGGCGGCGGGTGGCGGGCGTGGACATCGAGGACGTCCTGCGGTTCCGCGAGGTGCTGGAGGTGGGCGCGGCGGGGCTGTGCGCGGCGCACGGGCTGGACGGGGAGCGCGCGGAGCGGCTGCGGGCGGCGCTCACGGCGACCCATGACGCCCCGCTGGCGGAGTACCGCAGGCTGGACACCCTGCTGCACCTGACCCTGGCCGAGCTGTCCGGCTCGCCGACGCTGGCCGCGCAGTACGCGGCCGTCCGGGCGACGGTCAACGACCTGCTGGACTGCATCCCGCTGCTCGTACGGAACCTGGAGCACTCGCAGCGGCAGCACACGGCGCTGGTGGGGGCGGTGCTCGACGGGGACGCGGACGGGGCGCGCGAGATGACGCGCGAGCATTGCGCGGGGACGGCGGCGCTGCTGCGGGGGTTCCTGGCCTGA
- the mycP gene encoding type VII secretion-associated serine protease mycosin → MTPPTPGPRATSPRPRRLASAPRRRPRRQLLAVLAAASFAVLPAVPAHADSLRAQQWALEALHTDQAWRTSQGDGVTVAVLDTGVDGGHPDLEGQVLPGHDLVGFGAVEGDPSWARHGTAMAGIIAGHGHGPDRSEGVLGIAPQAKILPVRVILEGSDPAREKARTSKGGALAEGIRWAADHGADVINLSLGDDSKSAHPEAAEDAAVQYALGKGAVVVASAGNGGEKGDHISYPAAYPGVIAVAAVDRFGTHAAFSTRRWYATVSAPGVDIVIADPDRKYYEGWGTSAAAAFVSGAVALVRSAHPDLTPAQIKKLLADTARDAPANGRDDAKGYGFVDPAAAIEAGAKLSGTRTTSGAADGYGKRYFGDGPTDPHEDPGPGVGLAPVAGGVGALLLAGAVVLWRGVGTGRPGARR, encoded by the coding sequence ATGACGCCCCCGACACCCGGCCCGCGCGCGACGAGCCCCCGCCCGAGGCGCCTCGCGTCCGCCCCGCGCCGCCGCCCGAGGCGCCAACTCCTCGCCGTCCTCGCCGCCGCCTCCTTCGCCGTACTCCCCGCCGTCCCCGCCCACGCCGACTCGCTCCGGGCCCAGCAGTGGGCCCTCGAAGCGCTGCACACCGATCAGGCCTGGCGGACCTCCCAGGGCGACGGCGTCACCGTCGCCGTGCTCGACACCGGCGTCGACGGGGGCCACCCCGACCTGGAAGGACAAGTACTGCCCGGCCACGACCTCGTCGGCTTCGGCGCGGTCGAGGGCGACCCTTCCTGGGCCCGGCACGGCACCGCCATGGCCGGGATCATCGCCGGTCACGGCCACGGACCCGACCGCTCCGAAGGCGTCCTCGGCATCGCGCCGCAGGCCAAGATCCTGCCGGTGCGCGTCATCCTCGAAGGCAGCGACCCGGCCCGCGAGAAGGCCCGTACCTCCAAGGGCGGCGCCCTCGCCGAAGGCATCCGCTGGGCCGCCGACCACGGCGCGGACGTCATCAACCTCTCCCTCGGCGACGACAGCAAGTCCGCCCACCCCGAGGCCGCCGAGGACGCGGCCGTCCAATACGCGCTGGGCAAGGGCGCCGTCGTGGTCGCCTCGGCCGGCAACGGCGGCGAGAAGGGCGACCACATCTCGTACCCGGCGGCCTACCCCGGCGTCATCGCCGTCGCCGCCGTCGACCGCTTCGGCACCCACGCGGCCTTCTCCACCCGCCGCTGGTACGCCACCGTCAGCGCCCCCGGCGTCGACATCGTGATCGCGGACCCCGACCGCAAGTACTACGAAGGCTGGGGTACGAGCGCCGCCGCCGCGTTCGTGTCCGGCGCCGTCGCCCTCGTACGCTCCGCGCACCCCGACCTCACCCCGGCGCAGATCAAGAAGCTGCTCGCCGACACCGCCAGGGACGCCCCCGCGAACGGCCGCGACGACGCGAAGGGGTACGGCTTCGTCGACCCCGCCGCCGCCATCGAGGCCGGCGCGAAGCTCTCCGGCACGCGGACGACGAGCGGCGCGGCCGACGGCTACGGGAAGCGGTACTTCGGCGACGGCCCCACCGACCCCCACGAGGACCCCGGCCCGGGCGTCGGCCTCGCCCCGGTCGCCGGGGGCGTGGGGGCACTGCTGCTGGCGGGCGCGGTGGTGCTGTGGCGAGGCGTCGGTACGGGCCGCCCGGGCGCCCGCCGCTGA
- a CDS encoding glutamine synthetase family protein gives MADRTPPLSVEELRLLVESGEIDTVVLAFPDMQGRLQGKRFAAPFFLEEVLEHGTEGCNYLLAVDTEMNTVDGYAMSSWDRGYGDFAMHPDFSTLRRVPWNDGTAMLLADLAWNDGTPVVAAPRQILRRQLERLAERGLTAHVGTELEFIVFRDTYEQAWDSRYHGLTPANQYNIDYSVLGTGRVEPLLRRIRNDMTAAGLVVESAKGECNPGQHEIVFKYDAALVTCDQHAVYKTGAKEIASQEGVSLTFMAKYNEREGNSCHIHLSLQDEHGANAMAGDGPDGMSAVMRHFLAGQLAALRDFSLLYAPNINSYKRFQPGSFAPTAVAWGLDNRTCALRVVGHGRSLRFENRLPGGDVNPHLAVAGLVAAGLYGVQHELELPEACAGNAYTADYAHVPTSLREAAELWENSPIAREAFGDEVVAHYRNMARVEVEAFDAAVTDWELRRSFERL, from the coding sequence GTGGCAGACCGCACACCCCCGCTGAGCGTCGAGGAACTGCGCCTCCTCGTCGAGAGCGGCGAGATCGACACGGTCGTCCTGGCCTTCCCCGACATGCAGGGGCGGCTCCAGGGCAAGCGGTTCGCCGCCCCCTTCTTCCTCGAAGAGGTCCTGGAGCACGGCACCGAGGGCTGCAACTACCTCCTCGCCGTCGACACCGAGATGAACACCGTCGACGGCTACGCGATGTCCTCCTGGGACCGCGGTTACGGCGACTTCGCGATGCACCCCGACTTCTCCACCCTGCGCCGCGTCCCCTGGAACGACGGTACGGCGATGCTCCTCGCCGACCTCGCCTGGAACGACGGCACCCCCGTCGTCGCCGCGCCCCGCCAGATCCTCCGCCGCCAGCTGGAACGCCTCGCCGAGCGTGGCCTCACCGCGCACGTGGGCACGGAGCTGGAGTTCATCGTCTTCAGGGACACCTACGAGCAGGCCTGGGACAGCCGGTACCACGGCCTGACCCCGGCCAACCAGTACAACATCGACTACTCCGTCCTCGGCACCGGCCGCGTCGAGCCGCTGCTGCGCCGCATCCGCAACGACATGACGGCCGCCGGACTGGTCGTCGAGTCGGCGAAGGGCGAGTGCAACCCCGGCCAGCACGAGATCGTCTTCAAGTACGACGCCGCCCTCGTCACCTGCGACCAGCACGCCGTGTACAAGACCGGCGCCAAGGAGATCGCCTCGCAGGAGGGCGTCTCGCTGACGTTCATGGCGAAGTACAACGAGCGCGAGGGCAACTCCTGCCACATCCACCTCTCGCTCCAGGACGAGCACGGCGCCAACGCCATGGCCGGGGACGGCCCCGACGGCATGTCGGCCGTCATGCGGCACTTCCTCGCGGGCCAGCTCGCCGCGCTGCGTGACTTCTCCCTGCTGTACGCGCCGAACATCAACTCGTACAAGCGCTTCCAGCCCGGGTCCTTCGCGCCCACGGCCGTCGCCTGGGGCCTCGACAACCGCACCTGCGCGCTGCGGGTCGTCGGCCACGGCCGCTCGCTGCGCTTCGAGAACCGGCTCCCCGGCGGGGACGTCAACCCGCACCTCGCCGTCGCGGGCCTCGTCGCCGCCGGGCTGTACGGCGTCCAGCACGAGCTGGAGCTCCCCGAGGCGTGCGCGGGCAACGCCTACACCGCCGACTACGCGCACGTCCCGACCTCGCTGCGCGAGGCGGCCGAGCTGTGGGAGAACAGCCCCATCGCCCGCGAGGCCTTCGGCGACGAGGTCGTCGCCCACTACCGCAACATGGCGCGGGTCGAGGTCGAGGCCTTCGACGCCGCGGTGACCGACTGGGAGCTCCGCCGCTCCTTCGAACGCCTGTGA
- a CDS encoding 3-oxoacyl-ACP reductase: MTDPQSAALSAPSEAPVCRRLIGRTAVITGAGSGIGLATARRLASEGAHIVCGDIDEAAGNAAAEQSGGTFVRVDVTDADQVEALFRTAYETYGSVDIAFNNAGISPPDDDSILTTGLDAWRRVQEVNLTSVYLCCKAAIPYMQRQGKGSIINTASFVARMGAATSQISYTASKGGVLAMSRELGVQFAREGIRVNALCPGPVNTPLLQELFAKDPERAARRLVHIPLGRFAEADEIAAAVAFLASDDSSFVNASDFLVDGGISGAYVTPV; this comes from the coding sequence ATGACCGACCCCCAGAGCGCCGCCCTGAGCGCCCCGAGCGAAGCGCCCGTCTGCCGGCGCCTGATCGGCCGTACCGCCGTCATCACCGGAGCAGGCAGCGGCATCGGCCTCGCCACCGCGCGCCGCCTGGCCTCCGAGGGCGCGCACATCGTCTGCGGAGACATCGACGAAGCGGCGGGCAACGCGGCCGCCGAGCAGTCCGGCGGCACCTTCGTCCGGGTCGACGTCACCGACGCCGACCAGGTCGAGGCGCTGTTCCGGACGGCGTACGAGACCTACGGCAGCGTGGACATCGCCTTCAACAACGCGGGCATCTCGCCGCCGGACGACGACTCGATCCTCACCACCGGGCTCGACGCCTGGCGCCGGGTCCAGGAGGTCAACCTGACGTCCGTCTACCTGTGCTGCAAGGCCGCTATCCCCTACATGCAACGCCAGGGGAAGGGCTCGATCATCAACACCGCGTCCTTCGTGGCCCGGATGGGCGCGGCGACCTCGCAGATCTCGTACACCGCGTCCAAGGGCGGCGTGCTGGCGATGTCCCGGGAGCTGGGCGTGCAGTTCGCCCGCGAGGGCATCCGCGTCAACGCGCTGTGCCCCGGGCCGGTCAACACCCCCCTGCTCCAGGAGCTGTTCGCCAAGGACCCCGAGCGCGCCGCGCGCCGCCTCGTCCACATCCCGCTGGGCCGCTTCGCCGAGGCGGACGAGATCGCGGCGGCGGTCGCCTTCCTCGCGAGCGACGACTCGTCGTTCGTGAACGCGTCGGACTTCCTGGTCGACGGCGGCATCTCGGGGGCGTACGTCACCCCGGTGTAG
- a CDS encoding amino acid deaminase/aldolase, translating to MNPRATDRARYDRATASLDAPLALVDLDAFDANADDLRRRAGGKPIRVASKSVRCRALLERVLARDGFAGIMSFTLAESLWLARAGFEDILLAYPSADRAAYAQLAADPKLAAAVTVMIDDPAHLELIDAARDGGTEEIRVCLELDTSLRLLGGRVRIGALRSPLRDPAQLAELARSVVRRPGFRLVGLMAYEGHVAGVGDSVAGRPFRSRAVRLMQSAARKELAERRAAVVRAVRTVAPDLEFVNGGGTGSVQHTAAEDAVTEIAAGSGLYQPRLFDNYTSFSGRPAALFALPVVRRPGVGVVTVLGGGYPASGAAGQDRLPVPYLPEGLRYDAQEGPGEVQTPLLGSAADDLLIGDKVWFRHAKAGELCERFDTLHLVEDDRVVASVPTYRGEGLTFL from the coding sequence ATGAATCCGCGCGCCACTGACCGGGCCCGGTACGACCGGGCCACCGCCTCTCTCGACGCGCCGCTCGCGCTCGTCGATCTCGACGCGTTCGACGCCAACGCGGACGACCTGCGGCGCCGCGCCGGCGGGAAACCCATCAGGGTGGCGAGCAAGTCGGTGCGCTGCCGGGCGCTGCTCGAACGGGTGCTCGCCCGGGACGGCTTCGCGGGGATCATGTCGTTCACGCTCGCCGAGTCGCTGTGGCTCGCGCGCGCCGGGTTCGAGGACATCCTCCTCGCCTACCCGTCCGCCGACCGCGCCGCGTACGCGCAACTCGCCGCCGATCCCAAGCTCGCCGCCGCCGTCACGGTCATGATCGACGACCCGGCGCACCTGGAGCTGATCGACGCGGCGCGCGACGGCGGTACCGAGGAGATCAGGGTCTGCCTGGAACTGGACACCTCCCTGCGGCTGTTGGGCGGCCGCGTCCGGATCGGCGCCCTGCGCTCCCCGCTGCGCGACCCGGCCCAACTGGCCGAGCTGGCCAGGTCCGTCGTGCGCCGGCCGGGCTTCCGGCTGGTCGGTCTGATGGCGTACGAGGGTCATGTGGCCGGCGTCGGCGACTCCGTGGCCGGCCGTCCCTTCCGGTCCCGGGCGGTACGGCTCATGCAGTCCGCCGCCCGCAAGGAGCTGGCCGAGCGCCGCGCCGCCGTGGTGCGCGCGGTCCGTACCGTCGCGCCCGACCTGGAGTTCGTCAACGGCGGCGGCACGGGCAGCGTGCAGCACACGGCCGCCGAGGACGCGGTGACCGAGATCGCCGCCGGGTCGGGCCTGTACCAGCCGAGGCTCTTCGACAACTACACGTCGTTCAGCGGTCGTCCGGCCGCCCTGTTCGCCCTGCCGGTGGTCCGCAGGCCCGGCGTGGGCGTGGTGACCGTGCTCGGCGGCGGCTACCCCGCGTCGGGCGCGGCGGGCCAGGACCGGCTGCCCGTGCCGTACCTCCCGGAAGGCCTGCGCTACGACGCGCAGGAGGGCCCCGGCGAGGTGCAGACCCCGCTCCTCGGCTCGGCCGCGGACGATCTGCTGATCGGCGACAAGGTGTGGTTCCGGCACGCGAAGGCCGGCGAACTCTGCGAGCGCTTCGACACGTTGCACCTCGTGGAGGACGACCGCGTGGTGGCGAGCGTACCCACGTATCGGGGTGAGGGGCTCACGTTCCTCTGA
- a CDS encoding gamma-glutamyl-gamma-aminobutyrate hydrolase family protein translates to MKPLIGVSTYLEDSARWGTWDLPAALLPAAYPTLVRRAGGLAAMLPPDDPAAAAAVVARLDGLVIAGGPDVEPVRYGAEPHPRTGPPARERDAWELALIGAALASGTPLLGICRGMQLLNVAVGGTLVQHLDGHTATVVGTFGAHDVKPVPGTLYGSLVDEETTVPTQHHQSVDRLGDGLTVSAFASDGTVEAIELAPPHWALGVQWHPEMARDTRVMAALVRAAAERGGA, encoded by the coding sequence ATGAAGCCGCTCATCGGCGTCAGCACCTACCTGGAGGACTCCGCGCGCTGGGGCACCTGGGACCTGCCCGCCGCCCTGCTGCCCGCCGCCTACCCGACGCTCGTGCGGCGGGCGGGCGGCCTGGCCGCGATGCTGCCGCCCGACGACCCGGCCGCGGCGGCCGCGGTGGTGGCCCGGCTGGACGGGCTGGTGATCGCGGGCGGGCCCGACGTGGAGCCCGTACGGTACGGCGCCGAGCCGCATCCCCGCACCGGGCCGCCGGCGCGGGAGCGGGACGCGTGGGAACTGGCCCTGATCGGGGCCGCGTTGGCGTCCGGGACGCCGCTGCTCGGTATCTGCCGGGGCATGCAACTGCTGAACGTGGCGGTCGGCGGCACACTCGTCCAGCACCTGGACGGGCACACCGCGACGGTCGTCGGCACGTTCGGCGCGCACGACGTGAAGCCCGTGCCGGGCACGCTGTACGGGTCGCTGGTCGACGAGGAGACGACCGTACCGACCCAGCACCACCAGTCGGTCGACCGGCTCGGGGACGGCCTGACGGTGTCGGCGTTCGCCTCGGACGGCACGGTCGAGGCGATCGAACTGGCGCCGCCCCACTGGGCGCTGGGGGTGCAGTGGCACCCGGAGATGGCGCGGGACACCCGGGTCATGGCGGCCCTGGTCCGCGCGGCGGCGGAGCGCGGGGGCGCCTGA